A single window of Salvelinus namaycush isolate Seneca chromosome 11, SaNama_1.0, whole genome shotgun sequence DNA harbors:
- the LOC120056244 gene encoding sterile alpha motif domain-containing protein 7-like, translated as MTPREQLRKMSAMGEQGALDEKHWYRLVNGMSAGELCQRQEMMMRNQIAMAPQILAQGQQRLQGVPTQFEPRFMERELVPPSEMGSSEARQMHMGGHLGPPMPPHPGISGRGFPGVGYSFMPSEPMETVARRHELIHKQNVARMEMNAILHQKEMENAHQRGLMGMDAPMMYQSNAMALRGRQRLPDGHDFFVHRTTLEEMQANNLLMSSSPYPPISTLQRERGRRAGRRATNHKSAESHASGHKGQSEGKRVEQSPGGASGDEKEAEGKMDMGGEAVGKQHQAKMDTELSSNGRKSYKEAAQGLRKACINSQDGCPDVTNCNSGASDKDRPSQCSAFQYPSASGPIPGMPYMFPPGECLLSTGPPNLFLNGQDMSSVEDLRKWTVDDVYIFIKNMPSCSEYAQTFKDHMIDGETLPFLTEDHLLDTMGLKLGPALKIRSRVSSRLGSMFYMMSLPLSAAAALQATPENAGGDRSSEISSPVYCNGVEMMGSPCTRDPEGRKPTDPLPETDNPSPPSASSETA; from the exons ATGACCCCAAGGGAGCAGCTGAGGAAGATGTCAGCGATGGGGGAGCAGGGGGCTCTGGACGAGAAACACTGGTACCGCCTGGTCAACGGCATGTCTGCCGGAG AGCTATGTCAGAGGCAAGAGATGATGATGAGGAACCAGATAGCCATGGCTCCTCAGATCCTGGCCCAAGGACAGCAGAGGCTACAGGGGGTGCCCACCCAGTTTGAGCCTCGCTTCATGGAAAGAGAGCTGGTTCCACCCTCGGAGATGGGATCTTCCGAGGCCAGGCAGATGCACATGGGGGGTCACCTGGGTCCGCCCATGCCCCCACACCCTGGAATTTCTGGCAGGGGCTTCCCTGGAGTTGGTTACAGTTTCATGCCCTCAGAGCCCATGGAGACAGTTGCCCGGCGACACGAGCTCATCCACAAGCAGAATGTCGCCAG GATGGAGATGAATGCCATCCTCCACCAGAAGGAGATGGAGAACGCCCATCAGAGGGGTCTGATGGGTATGGATGCGCCCATGATGTACCAGTCCAACGCCATGGCTCTCCGGGGGCGCCAGCGCCTCCCAGATGGCCACGACTTCTTCGTCCACCGTACCACCCTGGAGGAAATGCAGGCCAACAACCTCCTGATGTCCTCCAGCCCCTATCCACCAATCAGCACGCTGCAGAGGGAGAGGGGCCGCAGGGCTGGTCGCAGGGCAACTAATCACAAGAGCGCAGAGAGCCATGCGTCTGGCCACAAGGGCCAATCGGAGGGCAAGAGAGTGGAGCAGAGTCCCGGGGGTGCCTCTGGAGATGAGAAAGAGGCAGAGGGGAAAATGGATATGGGAGGGGAGGCAGTCGGCAAACAACATCAAGCCAAAATGGACACAGAGCTCTCGTCGAATGGCAGAAAGAGCTACAAGGAGGCGGCACAGGGCCTACGCAAAGCCTGCATAAACAGTCAAGATGGTTGCCCTGACGTCACCAACTGCAACAGTGGCGCCAGCGACAAAGACAGGCCCAGTCAATGCTCTGCGTTCCAGTATCCCTCCGCCAGTGGACCTATCCCAGGCATGCCTTACATGTTCCCTCCTGGTGAGTGTCTACTTTCTA CAGGGCCACCCAATCTCTTTCTTAACGGACAAGATATGTCCTCTGTTGAAGACCTCAGGAAGTGGACAGTGGATGACGTGTACATCTTCATCAAAAACATGCCCAGCTGCTCTGAATATGCTCAG ACGTTCAAGGACCACATGATAGATGGAGAGACATTGCCATTCCTGACAGAAGACCATCTACTGGACACGATGGGACTGAAGCTGGGCCCGGCACTCAAGATACGATCACGG GTATCGAGCCGGCTAGGCAGCATGTTCTACATGATGAGCCTCCCACTCTCCGCTGCCGCCGCCCTACAGGCCACCCCTGAGAATGCAGGAGGAGACAGATCGTCAGAGATCAGCTCCCCTGTATACTGTAACGGTGTGGAGATGATGGGCAGCCCCTGCACCAGAGACCCAGAAGGCCGGAAACCCACAGACCCCCTCCCAGAGACTGACAACCCCTCTCCCCCCTCGGCCAGCAGTGAAACTGCCTGA